From one Pyxidicoccus xibeiensis genomic stretch:
- a CDS encoding class I fructose-bisphosphate aldolase has product MAHTDRVKQILSWYPSDNPGTLTNLARLLNTGTLAGTGKLVILPVDQGFEHGPARSFGPNPAGYDPEYHVQLAIDSGCNAYAAPLGFLEAIAGKYAGEIPLILKTNNSDSLAKVPNPMSAVTSSVKDAVRLGCVAVGYTIYPGSGARNEQYEALRDLIAEAKSYGLPTVLWAYPRGNLSKEGETGIDVVAYAAQISAQLGAHIIKVKPPQDHIEQAEAKKAFEKAGIATKTMSDRVREVVRSAFNGKRIVIFSGGEAKDTPALLEEIRQINAGGGFGSIMGRNAFQRPHGESVKLLKDVMGIFAGKA; this is encoded by the coding sequence ATGGCCCATACCGATCGCGTCAAGCAGATCCTGTCGTGGTACCCGTCCGACAACCCCGGCACGCTGACCAACCTGGCCCGCCTGCTGAACACCGGCACGCTCGCCGGCACGGGGAAGCTCGTCATCCTTCCCGTGGACCAGGGCTTCGAGCACGGTCCCGCGCGCTCCTTCGGTCCCAACCCCGCCGGGTATGACCCGGAGTACCACGTGCAGCTGGCCATCGACTCCGGCTGCAACGCCTACGCGGCGCCCCTGGGCTTCCTGGAGGCCATCGCTGGCAAGTACGCGGGCGAGATTCCGCTCATCCTCAAGACGAACAACTCCGACTCGCTGGCCAAGGTGCCCAACCCCATGTCCGCGGTGACGTCCTCCGTGAAGGACGCGGTGCGGCTGGGCTGCGTGGCGGTGGGCTACACCATCTACCCGGGCTCCGGCGCGCGCAACGAGCAGTACGAGGCGCTCCGGGACCTCATCGCCGAGGCCAAGTCCTACGGCCTGCCCACCGTCCTCTGGGCCTACCCCCGCGGCAACCTGTCCAAGGAGGGTGAGACGGGCATCGACGTGGTGGCGTACGCGGCGCAGATCAGCGCCCAGCTCGGCGCCCACATCATCAAGGTGAAGCCGCCGCAGGACCACATCGAGCAGGCCGAGGCGAAGAAGGCCTTCGAGAAGGCCGGCATCGCCACCAAGACGATGTCCGACCGCGTGCGCGAAGTCGTCCGCTCCGCGTTCAACGGCAAGCGCATCGTCATCTTCTCCGGCGGCGAAGCCAAGGACACCCCGGCGCTGCTCGAGGAGATCCGGCAGATCAACGCCGGTGGTGGCTTCGGCTCCATCATGGGCCGCAACGCCTTCCAGCGGCCCCACGGCGAGTCCGTGAAGCTGCTCAAGGACGTGATGGGCATCTTCGCCGGCAAGGCGTAG
- a CDS encoding TolC family protein, translated as MRGHLERGVTVALVLAAGLSAAQLTPGTAGQGSSPSTGSGTQGSPAPGTGTPSTPSPGTGSGSTPSPGAGTAGSNMPTPRTGTGAGNLPPGPPAIAPETVESPTSGPSGGRAVSPAPAREPAQQAQQQAGESVSQAATSKTPSGAAPLTLAQLVERARATDSRVEEATAELRRFQALYQQAKWAWFPKFEISVGLGGPVPEARLDDNGVLTPASREGDFDFGRVGVTVFSTGNAVLPLYTFGKLSALEKAGAQGPIVGAALRERARAEAGFQAAQAYFGYQLARAGLKEIEDVSKRLEDAAERIDKLLKEESSQVSQMDTYKVRFFRQLVEARKAEARQGQAFALTAIGLLANAAPGEPVAVVEEDLEPEGDVEPPSLEQALTQAEQHRPELTAISAGIAAREQEVFIRERSYFPDLGLAGFYDVRLTTSATRQTNPFAYDPYNERTAGLGLVMRGTFDIPIKNAQLEQARAELDKMRAQEKQIRAGIRLEVTKVHGDLVSAWARARAFAEAEKNARRWVTAAFAAFDLGTGETRDLVEAFTAYAQASGDKSKSWHDVRVGMAALSRVTGAPVAPGE; from the coding sequence ATGCGCGGACACCTGGAACGAGGCGTGACAGTGGCGCTGGTGCTGGCGGCCGGACTCTCGGCGGCCCAGCTCACGCCCGGGACGGCGGGGCAGGGCAGCAGCCCGTCGACGGGGTCGGGGACGCAGGGCTCACCCGCTCCGGGTACCGGGACTCCCTCGACGCCGTCGCCAGGCACGGGCTCCGGCTCCACGCCTTCGCCGGGGGCGGGAACCGCCGGGAGCAACATGCCCACGCCTCGCACGGGCACAGGCGCGGGGAACCTGCCTCCAGGGCCTCCGGCCATCGCGCCCGAGACAGTCGAGTCGCCCACGTCCGGCCCCTCCGGGGGGCGAGCCGTGTCTCCCGCTCCCGCGCGCGAGCCCGCGCAGCAGGCCCAGCAGCAGGCCGGCGAGTCCGTGAGCCAGGCGGCCACCTCGAAGACCCCCTCCGGGGCCGCGCCGCTCACCCTGGCGCAGCTGGTGGAGCGGGCACGTGCCACGGACTCGCGCGTGGAGGAAGCCACCGCCGAGCTGCGCCGGTTCCAGGCGCTCTACCAGCAGGCGAAGTGGGCCTGGTTCCCTAAATTCGAGATCTCCGTGGGCCTGGGCGGCCCCGTGCCCGAGGCGCGCCTCGACGACAACGGCGTGCTCACCCCGGCCTCCCGCGAGGGCGACTTCGACTTCGGCCGCGTGGGTGTGACGGTCTTCTCCACGGGCAACGCGGTGCTGCCGCTCTACACCTTCGGCAAGCTGTCCGCGCTGGAGAAGGCCGGCGCCCAGGGCCCCATCGTCGGCGCGGCGCTGCGGGAGCGCGCACGGGCCGAGGCGGGCTTCCAGGCCGCGCAGGCGTACTTCGGCTACCAGCTGGCGCGCGCCGGCCTGAAGGAGATTGAAGACGTGTCGAAGCGGCTGGAGGACGCCGCCGAGCGCATCGACAAGCTGCTGAAGGAGGAGTCGTCGCAGGTGTCCCAGATGGACACGTACAAGGTCCGCTTCTTCCGGCAGCTCGTGGAGGCGCGCAAGGCCGAGGCCCGGCAGGGGCAAGCCTTCGCGCTGACGGCCATCGGCCTGCTGGCCAACGCGGCCCCGGGCGAGCCGGTGGCGGTGGTGGAGGAGGACCTCGAGCCGGAAGGGGACGTGGAGCCGCCCTCGCTGGAGCAGGCGCTGACGCAGGCCGAGCAGCACCGGCCGGAGCTCACCGCCATCTCCGCGGGCATCGCCGCGCGCGAGCAGGAGGTGTTCATCCGCGAGCGGAGCTACTTCCCGGACCTGGGGCTGGCCGGCTTCTACGACGTGCGGCTCACCACCAGCGCCACGCGCCAGACGAACCCCTTCGCGTATGACCCCTACAACGAGCGCACCGCCGGCCTGGGCCTGGTGATGCGCGGCACGTTCGACATCCCCATCAAGAACGCGCAGCTCGAGCAGGCCCGCGCGGAGCTGGACAAGATGCGCGCCCAGGAGAAGCAGATTCGCGCCGGCATCCGCCTGGAGGTGACGAAGGTGCACGGGGACCTGGTGTCCGCGTGGGCTCGTGCCCGGGCCTTCGCCGAGGCCGAGAAGAACGCCCGCCGGTGGGTGACGGCCGCCTTCGCCGCCTTCGACCTGGGAACGGGTGAGACGCGGGACCTGGTGGAGGCATTCACCGCGTACGCCCAGGCCTCGGGAGACAAGTCCAAGAGCTGGCACGACGTCAGGGTCGGGATGGCCGCCCTGAGCCGCGTTACCGGGGCGCCCGTCGCCCCGGGTGAATAA
- a CDS encoding MlaC/ttg2D family ABC transporter substrate-binding protein, translating into MIASLLAATLLAAAPASPLSVVKTGNADVQKAANAPGATVQSLATVVEKFVDFEELAKRALGEKAWTGLTAAQRKEFTDTMTGLLRASYAQKAIGQAQAEVKYGKEAVEGNEATVNTTLTVKKDQLPVDYKLYRTSAKGEWRIYDVITDEVSLVSTYSGQFRKLLADKGFDGLLTTLKSKRAQLEKENAAQSTKGGAAAPAAPAAGKGG; encoded by the coding sequence ATGATTGCATCCCTGCTCGCAGCCACCCTGCTTGCCGCCGCGCCGGCCAGCCCGCTCTCGGTCGTAAAGACCGGGAATGCGGACGTGCAGAAGGCCGCCAATGCGCCGGGCGCCACCGTCCAGTCGCTCGCCACCGTCGTGGAGAAGTTCGTCGACTTCGAGGAGCTCGCGAAGCGGGCGCTCGGGGAGAAGGCGTGGACGGGCCTCACGGCCGCCCAGCGCAAGGAGTTCACGGACACCATGACGGGCCTCCTGCGCGCCTCGTACGCCCAGAAGGCCATTGGCCAGGCCCAGGCGGAGGTGAAGTACGGCAAGGAGGCCGTGGAGGGGAACGAGGCCACGGTCAACACCACCCTCACGGTGAAGAAGGACCAGCTCCCCGTCGACTACAAGCTGTACCGCACCAGCGCGAAGGGTGAGTGGCGCATCTACGACGTCATCACCGACGAGGTGTCCCTCGTGTCGACGTACAGCGGCCAGTTCCGCAAGCTGCTCGCCGACAAGGGCTTCGACGGCCTGCTCACCACCCTGAAGAGCAAGCGGGCACAGCTGGAGAAGGAGAACGCGGCGCAGTCCACCAAGGGTGGCGCGGCGGCCCCGGCGGCTCCCGCGGCCGGCAAGGGAGGCTGA
- a CDS encoding NAD-dependent epimerase/dehydratase family protein: MRFLLTGGTGFIGQRLARRIIERGDTLTVLVRASSRREVLEALGARFAVGDLTTGEGLAEAVRDVDCVLHLAGVTKARQPAGYFEGNANGTRRVVEAMAALPHPPRLVYCSSLAAAGPSTPERPRREEDPPAPVSIYGRSKLGGEVAVREYADRVPSVIVRPPIVYGPGDTEFLPSMLPMAKKGLAIKSGFGPKRYSLIHVDDLCTALLAAAERGATLSKDDPARGAYTVSDGAEYTWEDVCGALAGALGRRRPTVVPVPDTIGYMIGLYSEAVARLKGTVPILNRDKVREMTAAAWTCTTERASRELGFAPTIPLAEGIVGTLAAYHQAGGR, translated from the coding sequence TTGCGTTTCCTGCTCACCGGTGGCACCGGCTTCATCGGCCAGCGGCTCGCGCGCCGTATCATCGAGCGCGGTGACACCCTGACCGTCCTGGTGCGGGCCAGCTCGCGCCGCGAGGTCCTGGAGGCCCTGGGCGCCCGCTTCGCGGTGGGGGACCTGACGACGGGCGAGGGGCTCGCCGAGGCCGTGCGCGACGTGGACTGCGTGCTGCACCTGGCGGGCGTCACCAAGGCCCGCCAGCCGGCCGGCTACTTCGAGGGCAACGCCAACGGCACCCGCCGCGTGGTGGAGGCCATGGCCGCCCTGCCCCACCCGCCCCGGCTCGTCTACTGCTCGTCCCTGGCCGCCGCCGGCCCGTCCACGCCCGAGCGTCCCCGGCGCGAGGAGGACCCTCCGGCCCCCGTCTCCATCTATGGCCGCAGCAAGCTGGGCGGCGAGGTGGCGGTGCGCGAGTACGCGGACCGGGTGCCCTCCGTCATCGTCCGGCCGCCCATCGTCTACGGGCCGGGGGACACGGAGTTCCTTCCCTCCATGCTGCCCATGGCGAAGAAGGGCCTGGCCATCAAGAGTGGCTTCGGGCCCAAGCGCTACTCGCTCATCCACGTGGATGACCTGTGCACCGCGCTGCTCGCCGCCGCCGAGCGCGGCGCCACGCTCAGCAAGGACGACCCCGCCCGGGGGGCCTACACGGTGTCGGACGGCGCGGAGTACACCTGGGAGGACGTCTGCGGGGCGCTGGCCGGCGCCCTCGGCCGCCGCCGCCCCACGGTGGTACCGGTGCCGGACACCATCGGTTACATGATTGGCCTGTACTCGGAGGCCGTGGCCCGCCTCAAGGGCACCGTCCCCATCCTCAACCGGGACAAGGTCCGGGAGATGACGGCGGCCGCGTGGACGTGCACCACCGAGCGGGCCTCCCGTGAGCTGGGCTTCGCTCCTACGATTCCGCTGGCGGAGGGCATCGTCGGCACGCTGGCCGCGTACCACCAGGCTGGCGGTCGCTGA
- a CDS encoding GNAT family N-acetyltransferase — protein sequence MALPAEPASASLPPLPSDVKVTPVRGGAEKMQFIRFPYGLYKDDPNWVMPLEMERKDFLDPKKNPFFEYGEVELFLARRGGTVVGRIAAIRNPRYQEVHGTKEGFFGLFECVNDAGIARVLLDTAAAWLRERGLDSMLGPANFSSNQDWGVLIDGYGTPPAIMMPHNPPYYSALLETCGLTKAKDLYAFELSSSASPPEKVVRIAEKIRQREGVTVRPVNMKDLAAEVERIRSIYNSAWEKNWGFVPFTDAEFDHLAKDLKAIVRPELALVAEVKGEPVAFSLTVPDANQAIRAANGRLTHFGLPIGLAKLLLASRRINRLRLIILGIKEGYRRRGLDAILYLDTLRTAKALGYVGGEISWTLEDNHLVNRAIESMGAQRSKTYRVYQRPL from the coding sequence ATGGCCCTCCCCGCCGAGCCTGCCTCCGCCTCGCTCCCGCCGCTGCCCTCGGACGTGAAGGTGACGCCCGTGCGCGGCGGGGCGGAGAAGATGCAGTTCATCCGCTTCCCGTACGGCCTCTACAAGGATGACCCGAACTGGGTCATGCCCCTGGAGATGGAGCGCAAGGACTTCCTGGACCCGAAGAAGAACCCCTTCTTCGAGTACGGCGAGGTGGAGCTGTTCCTGGCACGGCGGGGCGGCACCGTGGTGGGGCGCATCGCGGCCATCCGCAACCCGCGCTACCAGGAGGTGCACGGCACCAAGGAGGGCTTCTTCGGCCTCTTCGAGTGCGTGAATGACGCGGGCATCGCTCGCGTGCTGCTGGACACGGCGGCGGCGTGGCTGCGCGAGCGGGGACTGGACTCGATGCTCGGGCCGGCCAACTTCTCGTCCAACCAGGACTGGGGCGTGCTCATCGACGGGTACGGCACGCCGCCGGCCATCATGATGCCGCACAACCCGCCCTACTACTCCGCGCTGCTGGAGACGTGCGGGCTGACGAAGGCGAAGGACCTCTACGCCTTCGAGCTGTCCTCGTCCGCGTCGCCTCCGGAGAAGGTCGTCCGCATCGCGGAGAAGATCCGCCAGCGCGAGGGCGTCACCGTGCGCCCGGTCAACATGAAGGACCTGGCCGCCGAGGTGGAGCGCATCCGCTCCATCTACAACTCCGCCTGGGAGAAGAACTGGGGCTTCGTCCCCTTCACGGACGCTGAGTTCGACCACCTCGCCAAGGACCTGAAGGCCATCGTCCGGCCGGAGCTGGCGCTGGTGGCCGAGGTGAAGGGCGAGCCGGTGGCGTTCTCCCTCACCGTGCCCGATGCGAACCAGGCCATCCGGGCCGCCAACGGGCGCCTCACGCACTTCGGCCTGCCCATCGGCCTGGCGAAGCTGCTGCTGGCCTCGCGGCGCATCAACCGCCTGCGCCTCATCATCCTCGGCATCAAGGAGGGCTACCGGCGCCGCGGCCTGGACGCCATCCTCTACCTGGACACGCTGCGCACCGCGAAGGCGCTGGGCTACGTGGGTGGTGAAATCTCCTGGACGCTGGAGGACAACCACCTCGTCAACCGCGCCATCGAGTCCATGGGCGCCCAGCGCTCGAAGACGTACCGCGTCTACCAGCGCCCGCTGTAA
- a CDS encoding aminotransferase class I/II-fold pyridoxal phosphate-dependent enzyme, whose amino-acid sequence MSDVFDKCRNWKDYRIAKATGLYPYFRAIEASHGATEVEIEGKRVIMVGSNNYLGLSADPRVKEAAIKATEKFGTTCSGSRLLNGTLALHEELEARLAKFLNREAAIVISTGFQTNLALASILGRHDIVFSDRQNHASLVDGIRLSFATERKFRHNDMDHLEQLLSQADADAGKIIITDGVFSMEGDLCNLPRITELAKQYNARVMTDDAHAMGVLGEKGRGTSEYFGLEKETDLVMGTFSKSFASLGGVLAGPFDVINYMRHKSRSVIFSASMTPASIAAALKALEIIEAEPQRRERLMDIAEKMHNGFRAMGFDTGVSVTPVVPVHIGDQVKCFRFWRALHEAGVFANPVIPPAVEAGHALIRTSYMATHTDAQLDRVLDTFETIGRKLSVIPETRPAVYEPVKIARPGTRVLSNKASDKWAAGSAGMLADKGGITLDQLSRMSSREVAGKLFDAVEQLTWRAANLQPNDLRKLGTAPMKLWEKRGELPGLLLEKGAHFFMRNGTNGANGAQTEDRN is encoded by the coding sequence ATGAGTGACGTCTTCGACAAATGCCGTAACTGGAAGGACTACCGCATCGCGAAAGCCACGGGGTTGTACCCGTACTTCCGGGCCATCGAAGCGTCGCATGGCGCCACCGAGGTGGAGATCGAAGGCAAGCGCGTCATCATGGTGGGGTCCAACAACTACCTGGGCCTCTCCGCGGATCCGCGCGTGAAGGAAGCCGCCATCAAGGCGACGGAGAAGTTCGGCACCACGTGCTCGGGCTCGCGCCTGCTCAACGGCACGCTGGCGCTGCACGAGGAGCTGGAGGCGCGGCTGGCGAAGTTCCTCAACCGCGAGGCCGCCATCGTCATCTCCACCGGCTTCCAGACGAACCTGGCGCTGGCGTCCATCCTCGGCCGTCACGACATCGTCTTCAGCGACCGGCAGAACCACGCGTCGCTGGTGGACGGCATCCGCCTGTCCTTCGCCACCGAGCGCAAGTTCCGCCACAACGACATGGACCACCTGGAGCAGCTGCTGTCCCAGGCGGACGCGGACGCGGGGAAGATCATCATCACCGACGGCGTCTTCTCCATGGAGGGCGACCTGTGCAACCTCCCCCGCATCACCGAGCTGGCGAAGCAGTACAACGCCCGGGTGATGACGGATGACGCCCACGCCATGGGCGTGCTGGGCGAGAAGGGCCGCGGCACGTCGGAGTACTTCGGCCTGGAGAAGGAGACGGACCTCGTCATGGGGACGTTCTCCAAGAGCTTCGCGTCGCTGGGCGGCGTGCTGGCGGGCCCGTTCGACGTCATCAACTACATGCGGCACAAGTCGCGCTCGGTCATCTTCTCCGCGTCCATGACGCCGGCGTCCATCGCCGCGGCGCTCAAGGCGCTGGAGATCATTGAGGCGGAGCCGCAGCGCCGCGAGCGGCTGATGGACATCGCCGAGAAGATGCACAACGGCTTCCGCGCCATGGGCTTCGACACGGGCGTGTCGGTGACGCCGGTGGTGCCGGTGCACATCGGCGACCAGGTGAAGTGCTTCCGCTTCTGGCGGGCGCTGCACGAGGCCGGCGTCTTCGCCAACCCGGTGATTCCGCCGGCGGTGGAGGCGGGCCATGCGCTCATCCGCACCTCGTACATGGCCACGCACACCGACGCGCAGCTGGACCGGGTGCTGGACACCTTCGAGACCATCGGCCGGAAGCTGAGCGTGATTCCGGAGACGCGCCCCGCGGTGTACGAGCCGGTGAAGATTGCCCGGCCGGGCACGCGGGTGCTGTCCAACAAGGCCAGCGACAAGTGGGCGGCGGGCTCCGCGGGCATGCTGGCGGACAAGGGCGGCATCACCCTGGACCAGCTGTCGCGGATGTCCTCGCGCGAGGTGGCCGGGAAGCTCTTCGACGCGGTGGAGCAGCTCACCTGGCGCGCGGCCAACCTGCAGCCGAACGACCTGCGCAAGCTGGGCACCGCCCCGATGAAGCTCTGGGAGAAGCGCGGCGAGCTGCCGGGCCTGCTGCTGGAGAAGGGCGCCCACTTCTTCATGCGCAACGGCACCAACGGTGCCAACGGCGCCCAGACGGAAGACAGGAACTGA
- a CDS encoding efflux RND transporter permease subunit gives MARSLRQQWFERFIQTAVSRPWQVLLAFALLAAGGMALASRLEFRGSFVELLPQGAREVQDLTRVSEKAGGDGYLVILAKGDTPERLKAYAAELKGRLEALPEVRYVEHSYDVDFFRRHGLLLLPAEKLAGLRQDLEARVRYERQQANPFYIDLGATPPPPGFDEIARKHEPNAPMKEYLANADGSEVYLMLKPSGTAGDLDFARRFVELAMGTGRTLASERFPSVKLEATGNFQNRIEEDAVMKSDLARAGMLSALIAVGLILLATRRIAALAVVGLPVVVGLLMTFGIAWLVIGHLNVVTGFLVAILIGLGIEYGVHLCMRYWEERREKSSRDALAAAVRGTFGGAVTSAVTNAAAFFVLLLAQFHAFNQFGFLAGLGVLLAVLAAYALGPSLLAIAERLRPARPDAAPAPAGASSVPVIAKPAREWKRWPTSVIAALALSVVGFAAFSVVIAPRLGFETDMRKLKGDSPASRLDDHVTAQLGQPLNPAIFLVDDVKQAGQVEEVIAEVKRRNGDDSVFLRTASLNDLVPTDLKRREEELSGIRTLLQGLPASARDDARLKDFERMLEAKPYGLDSLPVEVRRRFEATDGKGTFLLLFPSVSNYDTEDLRRWAAQIDQVVDGAKARGIDMSVLDSNRIAARIFALVRGDGPLILWSAAGVVFFVILLSLRSFKRALLVTGPLFLGMTCLAGGMYLFDVQLNFINAVVLPNLLAIAVDNSIHLFHRYEEEGPGSLGKVVRHTGLAAVVATLSNAAGYGALLVANHQGLRSIGQIALLGVVCTFLGTTVFFPAMLALLERWSGRKAVAAGEGAVVRSLELGVAGASSETPGERKSA, from the coding sequence GTGGCGAGGTCTCTGCGGCAGCAGTGGTTCGAGCGGTTCATCCAGACGGCGGTGTCACGGCCGTGGCAGGTCCTGCTCGCCTTCGCCCTGCTGGCGGCCGGAGGTATGGCGCTGGCGTCGCGGTTGGAGTTCCGCGGGTCGTTCGTGGAGCTGCTCCCCCAGGGTGCCCGGGAGGTCCAGGACCTGACACGGGTGTCAGAGAAGGCGGGCGGGGACGGGTACCTGGTCATCCTCGCCAAGGGGGACACCCCGGAGCGGCTGAAGGCCTACGCGGCCGAGCTGAAGGGCCGGCTGGAGGCCCTGCCGGAGGTCCGCTACGTCGAGCACAGCTATGACGTGGACTTCTTCCGCCGACACGGGCTGCTGCTGCTGCCCGCGGAGAAGCTGGCCGGGCTGCGCCAGGACCTGGAGGCGCGGGTGCGGTACGAGCGCCAGCAGGCCAACCCCTTCTACATCGACCTGGGGGCCACGCCGCCGCCGCCTGGCTTCGACGAGATTGCCCGGAAGCACGAGCCCAACGCGCCCATGAAGGAGTACCTGGCGAACGCGGACGGCTCGGAGGTCTACCTCATGCTCAAGCCGTCGGGGACGGCGGGGGACCTGGACTTCGCGCGGCGCTTCGTGGAGCTGGCCATGGGCACGGGCCGGACGCTGGCGTCGGAGCGCTTCCCCTCGGTGAAGCTGGAGGCCACGGGCAACTTCCAGAACCGCATCGAAGAGGACGCGGTGATGAAGAGCGACCTGGCGCGCGCGGGTATGCTGTCCGCGCTCATCGCCGTGGGGCTCATCCTGCTGGCCACCCGGCGCATCGCCGCGCTGGCGGTGGTGGGGCTGCCCGTGGTGGTGGGCCTGCTGATGACGTTCGGCATCGCCTGGCTCGTCATCGGCCACCTCAACGTGGTGACGGGCTTCCTGGTCGCCATCCTCATCGGCCTGGGCATCGAGTACGGCGTCCACCTGTGCATGCGCTACTGGGAGGAGCGGCGCGAGAAGTCCTCGCGTGACGCGCTGGCCGCGGCGGTGCGCGGGACGTTTGGCGGGGCCGTCACCTCGGCGGTGACGAACGCGGCGGCCTTCTTCGTGCTGCTGCTGGCGCAGTTCCACGCCTTCAACCAGTTCGGCTTCCTGGCCGGCCTGGGCGTGCTGCTGGCGGTGCTGGCGGCGTACGCGCTGGGGCCCTCGCTGCTGGCCATCGCCGAGCGGCTGCGCCCCGCGCGCCCGGACGCCGCCCCCGCTCCGGCCGGCGCGTCGTCCGTGCCCGTCATCGCGAAGCCGGCGCGCGAGTGGAAGCGCTGGCCCACGTCGGTCATCGCGGCGCTCGCGCTGTCGGTGGTGGGGTTCGCGGCGTTCTCCGTCGTCATCGCCCCTCGGCTGGGCTTCGAGACGGACATGCGGAAGCTGAAGGGGGACTCGCCGGCCTCGCGCCTGGACGACCACGTCACCGCGCAGCTGGGCCAGCCGCTCAACCCGGCCATCTTCCTGGTGGACGACGTGAAGCAGGCCGGGCAGGTGGAGGAGGTCATCGCGGAGGTGAAGCGCCGCAATGGCGATGACTCGGTGTTCCTGCGCACCGCGTCCCTCAACGACCTGGTGCCCACCGACCTGAAGCGGCGCGAGGAGGAGCTGTCTGGCATCCGCACGCTGCTGCAGGGCCTGCCGGCGTCGGCGCGCGACGACGCGCGGCTGAAGGACTTCGAGCGGATGCTGGAGGCGAAGCCGTACGGGCTCGACTCGCTGCCGGTGGAGGTGCGCCGCCGCTTCGAGGCCACGGACGGCAAGGGCACTTTCCTGCTGCTGTTCCCCTCGGTGTCCAACTACGACACGGAGGACCTGCGGCGCTGGGCGGCGCAGATCGACCAGGTGGTGGACGGAGCGAAGGCGCGCGGCATCGACATGTCCGTGCTGGACAGCAACCGCATCGCCGCCCGCATCTTCGCGCTGGTGCGCGGGGACGGTCCGCTCATCCTCTGGTCCGCGGCGGGCGTGGTGTTCTTCGTCATCCTCCTGAGCCTGCGCAGCTTCAAGCGCGCGCTGCTCGTCACCGGGCCGCTGTTCCTGGGCATGACGTGCCTGGCGGGCGGCATGTACCTGTTCGACGTGCAGCTCAACTTCATCAACGCGGTGGTGCTGCCGAACCTGCTCGCCATCGCCGTGGACAACTCCATCCACCTCTTCCACCGGTACGAAGAGGAGGGGCCCGGCTCGCTCGGCAAGGTGGTGCGCCACACGGGCCTGGCGGCGGTGGTGGCCACGCTGTCGAACGCGGCGGGCTACGGCGCGCTGCTCGTCGCCAACCACCAGGGCCTGCGCAGCATCGGTCAGATTGCGCTGCTGGGGGTCGTGTGCACCTTCTTGGGGACCACGGTCTTCTTCCCCGCGATGCTGGCGCTTCTGGAGCGCTGGAGCGGGCGGAAGGCCGTCGCCGCAGGGGAGGGTGCTGTCGTTCGAAGCCTCGAGCTGGGCGTGGCCGGCGCGAGCAGTGAGACGCCGGGGGAGCGGAAGTCAGCGTGA
- a CDS encoding phosphatase PAP2 family protein → MSSWSFQRSRGIEVVHREREVQVRLNTVDLICLVSCSLGALVCVGPARWAPGALHNAALFAFMAVGPLVLRTLEAMYPGRRGITVLADFWLLPVAVLTHSWLSPIVDALNPLLKDAQLVAADQRLFGFQAAVELARLVPPWLNDILMVCYYGHFVWPLVLGIALYRRSRGPSSDFEECLTGMGLLFFLTYAAYAMVPAVGPRYFLIGSFDGPLKGAVLTPLLDSVMRTPLYARDCFPSGHTGTTLLVLFYAWRFARRLFWVMLLPGIGLIIATLAGRFHYATDLVAAVPLVMVVAGLALGLSRAARQREVVKGARSVPVDAIVRP, encoded by the coding sequence GTGAGTTCCTGGTCATTCCAGAGGTCTCGGGGCATCGAAGTGGTGCATCGCGAGCGAGAGGTCCAGGTCCGCCTGAACACGGTGGACCTCATCTGCCTGGTCTCCTGCTCACTGGGGGCGCTGGTGTGCGTGGGCCCGGCCCGCTGGGCGCCGGGGGCGCTGCACAACGCCGCGCTGTTCGCCTTCATGGCGGTGGGCCCGCTGGTCCTTCGCACGCTGGAGGCCATGTATCCGGGCCGCCGGGGCATCACCGTGCTGGCGGACTTCTGGTTGCTGCCGGTGGCGGTGCTGACGCACAGCTGGCTGTCGCCCATCGTGGACGCGCTCAACCCGCTCCTGAAGGACGCGCAGCTGGTGGCGGCGGACCAGCGGCTGTTCGGGTTCCAGGCGGCGGTGGAGCTGGCGCGGCTGGTGCCGCCCTGGCTCAACGACATCCTGATGGTCTGCTACTACGGCCACTTCGTCTGGCCGCTGGTGCTGGGCATCGCGCTCTACCGGCGCTCGCGGGGGCCGTCGTCCGACTTCGAGGAGTGCCTCACGGGCATGGGGTTGCTGTTCTTCCTCACCTACGCGGCCTACGCGATGGTGCCGGCGGTGGGGCCCCGCTACTTCCTCATCGGCTCGTTCGACGGGCCGCTGAAGGGCGCGGTGCTGACGCCGCTGCTGGACTCGGTGATGCGCACGCCGCTGTACGCGCGGGACTGCTTCCCGTCGGGCCACACCGGCACCACGCTGCTGGTCCTCTTCTACGCGTGGCGCTTCGCCCGGCGCCTCTTCTGGGTGATGCTGCTGCCGGGCATCGGCCTCATCATCGCCACGCTGGCGGGGCGCTTCCACTACGCCACGGACCTGGTGGCGGCAGTGCCCCTGGTCATGGTGGTGGCGGGGCTGGCGCTGGGGCTGTCCCGGGCCGCGCGGCAGCGCGAGGTCGTCAAGGGCGCGCGCTCGGTGCCAGTGGACGCTATCGTGCGTCCCTGA